Genomic window (Arthrobacter sp. StoSoilA2):
CGTGGGCGTTGCGGCGTGGCGGCTCGGAGCCGGCCGGGCCCGCAAGGAGGACAAAGTCCAGGCCGGAGCCGGGGTACGGCTGCACGCAAAACCGGGCGCGCTGCTCAGGGCCGGCGAACCGTTGATGACCCTGTTGACGGACACTCCTGAAAAGTTTGACAGGGCCAAGGAAGCGCTGCAGGACGCCGTGGTGATTGCGCCTGAGGGCTCGAGACCGGCCCATCAACTGATCATCGACAGGATCGCCTAGGCTTAGATCCTGTGCAGGCCATCAACGATTTCATCCTCGCCGCGGCCGGGCAGCCGTGGGTGTTGTTCCTTGTGTTGGCCTGCTGCCTGATCGACGGTTTCTTCCCACCGATTCCCAGCGAGTCCGTGGTGGTCGGCTTGAGTGCGGTCTCCGGCGGCGGAGGCTCACCCAACGTGTGGCTGCTCGGTGTGGTGGCAGCAATTGGCGCTTTCTCAGGCGACAATATTGCCTACTTGATCGGCCACCGCATCGGGATCCAGCGTTGGCGCTGGATGCGTACCCAGCGCATGCAGGGCGCCTTCCGCTGGGCCGGCAAGGAACTTCGACGGCGGTCGGCCTCACTCATCATGGTGGCGCGCTTCATTCCGATCGGACGGGTGGCGGTCAACCTGACGGCCGGTGCCACGCATTTCAACCACCGCCGCTTTATTGGGCTCACCGCAATGTCGGCCATCCTGTGGGCCAGCTATTCCGTGGTCCTGGGGTACTTCTTCGGGGTCTGGTTCGAGCACAACCATCTATTGGGTGCCGCGATTGCGATTGTGGTGGCGGTGATCCTGGGAATCGTCATCGACCGCATCATCAGCAAGGTCCGGGGATCGGTTCCGCTGGACCGCAAGAACATCGCCGAAGGCACGAATGTCGCTGGGGAAGAAGCGCCGCCTCCACCCACGGTATGACACGGACGACGCCGGAAGATCAGTCCGGCGGCTGAGGCCGGAACGCGGGGTCCACGAGTAGCGTTAAGTCAGTGATCCCGAGGCTGGGGCGTAGCGAACGACGTCCCGGCCATGGGACACTAAGAGCGACTTCCGTCACAGTGTCAAGTCATATTCGCCTAGGAGCTACCGCCGCGTGGAGTTTTTGAACCAAATGCTCGAGCATGCAGCAGGGCA
Coding sequences:
- a CDS encoding DedA family protein; the protein is MQAINDFILAAAGQPWVLFLVLACCLIDGFFPPIPSESVVVGLSAVSGGGGSPNVWLLGVVAAIGAFSGDNIAYLIGHRIGIQRWRWMRTQRMQGAFRWAGKELRRRSASLIMVARFIPIGRVAVNLTAGATHFNHRRFIGLTAMSAILWASYSVVLGYFFGVWFEHNHLLGAAIAIVVAVILGIVIDRIISKVRGSVPLDRKNIAEGTNVAGEEAPPPPTV